In Tamandua tetradactyla isolate mTamTet1 chromosome 7, mTamTet1.pri, whole genome shotgun sequence, the following are encoded in one genomic region:
- the NECAP1 gene encoding adaptin ear-binding coat-associated protein 1, which translates to MAAESEYESVLCVKPDVSVYRIPPRASNRGYRASDWKLDQPDWTGRLRITSKGKTAYIKLEDKVSGELFAQAPVDQYPGIAVETVTDSSRYFVIRIQDGTGRSAFIGIGFTDRGDAFDFNVSLQDHFKWVKQESEISKESQEMDTRPKLDLGFKEGQTIKLSIGNITTKKGGASKPRTSGAGGLSLLPPPPGGKVTIPPPSSSVAISNHVTPPPIPKSNHGGSDADILLDLDSPAPIMTPAPAPVSAGSDLWGDFSTASSSVSNQAPQPSNWVQF; encoded by the exons ATGGCGGCTGAGTCGGAGTATGAGTCGGTCTTGTGTGTCAAGCCAGACGTCAGCGTCTACCGTATTCCCCCTCGGGCTTCCAACCGCGGCTACAG GGCATCTGACTGGAAATTAGACCAACCTGATTGGACTGGTCGCCTCCGAATCACTTCAAAAGGGAAGACTGCCTATATCAAACTCGAGGATAAAGTTTCAG GGGAGCTCTTTGCTCAAGCACCAGTAGATCAATATCCTGGCATTGCTGTGGAGACAGTGACAGATTCCAGCCGCTACTTTGTAATTCGAATCCAGGATGGTactg GGCGTAGTGCTTTCATTGGCATTGGCTTCACAGATCGGGGTGATGCCTTCGACTTTAATGTCTCCTTGCAAGATCATTTCAA GTGGGTAAAGCAGGAATCTGAGATTTCCAAAGAATCTCAGGAAATGGACACTCGTCCTAAGTTAGATCTGGGCTTCAAGGAAGGACAAACCATCAAGTTGAGTATTGGA AACATTACAACCAAGAAAGGAGGTGCTTCTAAGCCCAGGACCTCAGGAGCTGGGGGCCTAAGCttactcccacccccacctggaGGCAAAGTCACTATTCCCCCACCATCCTCCTCAGTTGCCATTAGTAATCATGTCACCCCACCACCCATTCCAAAATCTAATCATGGAGGCAGTGATGCAG ATATCCTTTTAGATTTGGATTCTCCTGCTCCCATCATGACACCAGCCCCGGCTCCAGTTTCTGCAGGCAGTGACTTGTGGGGAGACTTTAGCACTGCATCTAG CTCTGTTTCAAACCAGGCACCACAGCCATCCAACTGGGTCCAGTTCTGA